The Trichocoleus desertorum ATA4-8-CV12 genome includes a window with the following:
- the ndhC gene encoding photosynthetic/respiratory NAD(P)H-quinone oxidoreductase subunit C produces the protein MFVLSGYEYFLGFLIICSLVPVLALSASKLLRPRLRGPERRTTYESGMEPIGGAWIQFNIRYYMFALVFVIFDVETVFLYPWAVAFNQLGLLAFIEALVFIAILVIGLVYAWRKGALEWS, from the coding sequence GTGTTTGTCCTTAGTGGTTACGAGTACTTTTTAGGCTTTTTAATTATCTGCAGCCTGGTACCTGTCCTGGCCCTGAGCGCGTCTAAGCTATTGCGTCCTCGGCTCCGAGGGCCTGAGCGCCGCACCACTTATGAGTCAGGGATGGAACCGATTGGGGGTGCCTGGATTCAGTTCAACATTCGCTACTACATGTTTGCACTGGTCTTTGTCATCTTCGACGTAGAGACGGTTTTCTTGTACCCCTGGGCCGTCGCATTTAACCAACTAGGGTTGCTAGCTTTTATCGAAGCACTGGTTTTTATTGCAATTCTGGTGATTGGTCTAGTTTACGCTTGGCGTAAAGGAGCCTTGGAATGGTCATGA
- a CDS encoding NADH dehydrogenase subunit K: MSPKDAAQNGAILQPNEQIINPIERPQVTQALSENVILTTVDDLYNWARLSSLWPLLYGTACCFIEFAALIGSRFDFDRFGLIPRSSPRQADLIITAGTINMKMAPALVRLYEQMPDPKYVIAMGACTITGGMFTVDSPTTVRGVDKLIPVDVYLPGCPPRPEAIIDAIIKLRKKIANDSMQERGKQSQTHRYYSIPHKMKQVPDITTGAYLQVPTRQAPPKELTEAMGLPVPPALKAAEKEELRRG; encoded by the coding sequence ATGAGTCCTAAAGATGCGGCTCAAAATGGCGCAATTTTGCAGCCAAATGAGCAAATTATCAATCCCATTGAGCGTCCTCAGGTGACGCAAGCGCTGTCTGAAAACGTCATCTTAACGACTGTGGATGACCTCTATAACTGGGCGCGCCTTTCTAGCTTGTGGCCCTTGCTATATGGAACTGCCTGCTGCTTTATCGAGTTTGCAGCTCTGATTGGCTCCCGTTTTGACTTCGATCGCTTTGGCTTGATTCCGCGTTCTAGCCCGCGCCAAGCTGATTTGATCATCACTGCGGGTACGATCAACATGAAGATGGCCCCTGCTTTAGTTCGTCTGTATGAGCAAATGCCCGACCCCAAGTATGTGATCGCGATGGGTGCTTGCACGATTACAGGTGGGATGTTTACCGTAGACTCGCCAACAACGGTGCGTGGTGTGGATAAGCTGATTCCTGTAGATGTTTATCTACCCGGTTGCCCGCCACGGCCAGAAGCAATCATTGATGCGATCATCAAACTTAGAAAAAAAATTGCCAATGACTCAATGCAAGAGCGCGGCAAGCAAAGCCAAACTCATCGCTATTACAGCATTCCTCACAAGATGAAGCAGGTGCCTGACATTACCACAGGAGCTTATTTGCAGGTTCCAACTCGTCAAGCGCCACCCAAGGAGCTTACAGAAGCGATGGGTCTGCCAGTGCCACCCGCTTTGAAGGCCGCAGAGAAGGAGGAATTGCGTCGTGGCTGA